CAGCACCCTCTCTCTGAAGTGAAAGGAAAAGCGCGCTGATTTTCGCAGTCTCCGACCCCAACGAGTGGGGAAAAACAAAGCCCCCGGATCGGGCCTCTGGCCTGTCCGGGGTGCGTGATTTTACTCCAGGCAATCCATCAGCGCGGCCAGCACCAGGTCGACATTTGCCTGCGTGGCTGAATGTCCCATCAAGCCGATGCGCCAAGCCTTGCCCGCGAAGGGACCCAATCCCGCGCCGATCTCGATCGAGTAGTCATCCAGGAGCTTTGCCCGCACCGCGGCATCATCCGCGCCATCCGGGATATGGATGCAGTTCAAGGTGTGCAGCGAGTACTGCGGAACATACCTGATACCCATGGACTCCAATCCCGCACGAAGGCGGCGATGCAGCCGCTGGTGCCGGGTCACACGTGCTTCAAGGCCTTCCTCCAGGACGATCAGCAGTGCCTCATGCAGCGCATAGATCATGTTCACCGGGGCGGTGTGATGGTAAGCCCGCTTGCCACTGCCCTTGTAGTAGTCCTTCAGCATGGAGACATCGAAGTACCAGCTCTGCACTTTGGTTTTCCTCGCCTCGATCACTTCCAGCGCCCTTGGCGAAAATGAAACCGGCGAGAGTCCGGGCGGACAGGACAGGCACTTCTGCGTGCCGGAGTAAATCGCATCGATGCCCCATTCATCCACCTTCAGCGTGTGGCCGCCCAGCGATGTCACCGCATCTACCAGCAAGAGCATTCCCGAGTCATGGACCAGCTCGGCCAGGCCATCCAGGGACTGCAGCGCTCCGGTCGAAGTTTCCGCATGAACGATGCCGAGCGCCTTGGCGTCCGGATGCTTGTCGATCGCCTCCGCCAGCATTTCCAGCGGGAACGTTTCACCCCATGGGACTTCCACACGGTGAACGGTCACGCCGGCGCGCTCCATCACATCCACCATCCGTCCGCCGAAGACGCCGTTCACGCAGACGATCGCTTCGTCGCCGCGTTCCATGATATTTGTCGCCACGCACTCCATGCCGGCCATGCCGGTTGCGGAGACCGGAAAGGTCAGCGCATTCTCCGTCTGGAAGACCTTTCGCAGCATCGTGCAGGTATGGTCCATGATCTCGATGTAGCGCGGATCGAGATGCCCGAGCGTGGGCGAGGCCATGGCGCGCAGGATGCGGGAGGGCACGGTGCTCGGACCGGGGCCCATCAGGATGCGTTCGGGGACATTCATGATAGATGAGGGTTACGCGGAAGTTGCTTGGCAAAGGCCTCTGCGGTCAACTCCGCAAAAAGCATGGAGTAGGTCGGCAGCAGGCGGCGGCGGATGAGATCCACCCGCGTCTCGTGCGGGACAAAGGCGCTCTTCATCGCGTTCATCGTCATCTTCTCCAGTTCCACCAGGCTGAGCCCGAAGGTGCGGGTGGCGAGCGCAAGTTCCTTCGACATCTCCGTGTCGCTCATCAGTCGGTCGTCGGTATTCAGGAAGACGCGGAACCCCGCCCGGTGAAAGAGCGCGAAGGGATGCTCCTCGAAGCTCGCACAGGCCCCCGTGTGAACATTGCTGGAAAGACACATCTCCAGCGGAATGCGCCGGTCGAGGATGTACTGGGCCAGACGTCCCAGCTTCAAGGAACCGTCGGGACGGATCTCGATGTCATTCCTGAGGCGTGTGCCGTGCCCCAGACGATGGGCACCGCACCATTGGAGAGCCTGCCAGATTGACTCCGGCCCGAAGGCCTCGCCCGCATGGATGGTGATGTAGAAGTTCGCCCGCTGGATCGCGTGGAAGGCATCCACATGCTTCTTTGGTGGATGACCATATTCACCCCCCGCGAGGTCGAAGCCTACCACGCCCTTGTCACGCCAGCGGATCGCCAGCTCCGCGGCCTCCAGTGAATCGGTGCGATCCCGCATGGCGCAGAGGATCAGCCCGAACTCCACGCCGAAGTCCCGGCGTCCTCTCTCTAGTCCTTCCAACACGGCCTCCACCACTTCGTCTTGGGTCAGGCCCTTCTCGGTATGGAAGACCGGCGCGAAGCGGATCTCCGCATAAACCACGCCATCAACCGCCATGTCCTCCAGGAATTCGTAGGCGACACGGACGAGCGCCTCCTTCGTCTGCATGACCGCGATGGTGTGCGCGAAACCTTCCAGATACTCCGGCAGGTTGCCACGCTGCGCACCGCGGTGAAACCACATGGCCAATTGCTCCGCATCGTCGGTGGGCAGGCCATTGTAGCCCTGCTCCTTCGCCAATTCGATGATGCTAGCCGGACGCAGGCCGCCATCGAGATGCTCATGGAGAAGGATTTTCGGCAGTCGCCGGAAATCGAGGGCCGCCACTAGATCCGCACCGAGGGGAAGGGGAGCCACGGGATGAAATTCCGGATAACGGTGTTCAATCATCCTCCGGATTCTAGCAGATCTCATCCCTTCGCGCGCGGAAAATTTCGCAGCACTTCGGAAGCTCGTCTGGATGGCAGTAGAAGCGTCCTCAGGTTTTGGGTAGGACGATGGTTTGGAAGATTCCCGGAAGCGATGTTTCCCAATGAGATCACGTTCAAGAACCATCAAGGCCTCCTCCCTCGAGCGGCGAGTGGAGTTCTTCAACTGCCACATCGGGAAAATTCCGCCTGTTATTTTCCCTGTTTTATCAGGGTTAACAGGCGGCTAAGGGATATCCGGACCGGGTCGCGATCGCTTGCGAAAGGAGCCCCCCCGAAACCTGTTACCAGAGCCCCGCAAAACGCGCCTTCAGCTCTGCCTGCCACTTTTCGAGGAACGCCAGATTCCGGGAAACCAGCGAAGGATCACCTTCTCCCGCTTCGATCTGTGCGAACGATTCCTCCTCCCTCTCGATCGCTCCCGCGACATCTTCCAGCGCCGCCTCCAAGTCTTCGCGGGCGAGCTGCACTTCGGGCTCAAGGAGCGCTTTCGCCAAAACGCTCTGCGCTCCTTCGCGCTTCTTGGTCACGCCATCCGCCTTCTGCAGGGCAGCTCCCACCTTCGCAAAGAGATCCAGCAATTGCGGGGAAATCGCCCCGCGATCATTACCCTCGATGCCTTCCGCCGCCATCCATGCCTTCAGGCGCCTCGAAGGACTCGATAGCAACTTGAATGCTTCTTGCACCGCCGTGAAGCCCTCGCCGTTTCCACCCGCGTCCGGATGTTCCTGTTTGCCCGCGGCCCGGAAGGCCTCGCGCAATTCATCTCCGGAAATCGCGAGGCGTCTTTCTAAGCCGAGCCGTTCGAACGGGTTCATGCCTCAGGCCGCGAAACTCTCGCCACAGGAGCAGGTCACCACGGCATTCGGATTGCTCACCTTGAAGCCGCCCTGCTGCAAGTCATCGGACCAATCCAGTTCACTCCCGCTGACGAAGAGCGCGCTCTTTGGATCGATCACGACGTTCACGCCATTGCTGGGCACCATGATGTCGCGATCCCGCGGACCATCCACCAGATCCATCTTGTACTGCAATCCACTACAGCCGCCGCCGATCACGGCGATGCGTAGTGCGCCTTCCGGCCGGCCCTGTTTTTCCAGTAGGCCACGCAAGTGGGCGGATGCCGCATCCAGCACCTTCACCAGCTTCTCGTTCCCGATCTTGTAGTTCACCGCCGCGGCAGTCATCGCGCCCCACCTTCCACCCCGATCGCGCGGGTGAAAACTGAAATCTGGCCATGATCGCCCGGATCCCTACGTTCCGCGCCGCCGCCCATGGAGCCCCAAGCCACACCCGGACTCGCCGTTGCCCTAGGATCTTCCTTTTTGGGCTACTACGCGCATGCCGGTTTCCTGAATGGCCTGGCTGCCGCGGGCCTTCATCCTGAAAGGATTTCCGGCTCCTCGGCAGGTGCCTTGGCCGGTTCGCTCTATGCCTCCGGCCTCCGGGGAGATGCCCTGAAAAACGCTGTTCTGGATGCCGGCCTGCGCTGGTCTTTCTTCGATTGGGGCGCTCTCTACCGCCTGCCCGGCGTGCTAAGCGTGTTCTGGTCCTCCGGCTTGCTTTCGGGAAAAGGAGCGATCAAGCGCCTGCGCCAGCTGGTAAATGGAGCCGATCTCTCTTCCTTGAAATCACCCGCCATGGAAATCGCGGTCACCGATGCCGTCAGCCATCGGTCCGAGGTCCTGAAGGAAGGGCCGCTTGCCGAACTGATCGTCGCGAGCTGCGCCGTGCCGGGTCTCTTTAATATCCAGCGGGTGGGGGATCGCCGCTTCATTGATGGCGGAGTCGCCTGTGAGGCACCCTTCGAGCAGTGGTTGGACGATCCCGCAATTCACACGATCATCGTCCATCGTGTGGGGCATGAAGCGAATACCGGCCCCACCGTTTCTTGGGAAACAGTCGCGACCGCCATCGGTTCCGCCCATCAGACGGTGTGCAACGAATTCCACCGCCACCGCCGCGAACTGGCCCGCCTGAAGGGCAAGCGCCTGATTGAGATTCAGACGACCACCCCCGCGCCCGGCATGCTCAGCCAGAAGCTCGCCCCGCTCTGCTACGAACGCGGCCGCGAAGCTGCGAACACCGCGAAGGAACTCTTTGAAGAGGGTGCCTGAGCCAAGTTGGCCCCCTCAATCCTCTTCAGCCAGGATCTTGTCGATCGCCTCGATCCACTCCCACGGGCAGCGCTTCCGCTGATACTTCCGCCACAGGATCTCACGCAGTTCCGCCCACAGCTCCTTCGGCACGGGATCCACCGGATACCAGTCGGGATCCGTCTTCAGCGTGGTCTGAAAGCTCCATTTGTTCGCATAGCGGGATGCACGCCAGTAGCGCATGCCTTCCTCGGTTCGTTCCCGCCATTCGTGTGCTTCCATGCGCGGAGGCTGAGGGCGGGGCAGGGGTGCTGCCAAGCGCCAAGCGATGAGAAGACCTCAAATGGAACTTGGAACTTTCCGGGGCTGGGGATAGGTTCCGATTCGTGCGGCGTGG
This portion of the Luteolibacter luteus genome encodes:
- a CDS encoding patatin-like phospholipase family protein, coding for MEPQATPGLAVALGSSFLGYYAHAGFLNGLAAAGLHPERISGSSAGALAGSLYASGLRGDALKNAVLDAGLRWSFFDWGALYRLPGVLSVFWSSGLLSGKGAIKRLRQLVNGADLSSLKSPAMEIAVTDAVSHRSEVLKEGPLAELIVASCAVPGLFNIQRVGDRRFIDGGVACEAPFEQWLDDPAIHTIIVHRVGHEANTGPTVSWETVATAIGSAHQTVCNEFHRHRRELARLKGKRLIEIQTTTPAPGMLSQKLAPLCYERGREAANTAKELFEEGA
- a CDS encoding pyridoxal-phosphate-dependent aminotransferase family protein; this translates as MNVPERILMGPGPSTVPSRILRAMASPTLGHLDPRYIEIMDHTCTMLRKVFQTENALTFPVSATGMAGMECVATNIMERGDEAIVCVNGVFGGRMVDVMERAGVTVHRVEVPWGETFPLEMLAEAIDKHPDAKALGIVHAETSTGALQSLDGLAELVHDSGMLLLVDAVTSLGGHTLKVDEWGIDAIYSGTQKCLSCPPGLSPVSFSPRALEVIEARKTKVQSWYFDVSMLKDYYKGSGKRAYHHTAPVNMIYALHEALLIVLEEGLEARVTRHQRLHRRLRAGLESMGIRYVPQYSLHTLNCIHIPDGADDAAVRAKLLDDYSIEIGAGLGPFAGKAWRIGLMGHSATQANVDLVLAALMDCLE
- a CDS encoding adenosine deaminase; its protein translation is MAPLPLGADLVAALDFRRLPKILLHEHLDGGLRPASIIELAKEQGYNGLPTDDAEQLAMWFHRGAQRGNLPEYLEGFAHTIAVMQTKEALVRVAYEFLEDMAVDGVVYAEIRFAPVFHTEKGLTQDEVVEAVLEGLERGRRDFGVEFGLILCAMRDRTDSLEAAELAIRWRDKGVVGFDLAGGEYGHPPKKHVDAFHAIQRANFYITIHAGEAFGPESIWQALQWCGAHRLGHGTRLRNDIEIRPDGSLKLGRLAQYILDRRIPLEMCLSSNVHTGACASFEEHPFALFHRAGFRVFLNTDDRLMSDTEMSKELALATRTFGLSLVELEKMTMNAMKSAFVPHETRVDLIRRRLLPTYSMLFAELTAEAFAKQLPRNPHLS
- a CDS encoding HesB/IscA family protein gives rise to the protein MTAAAVNYKIGNEKLVKVLDAASAHLRGLLEKQGRPEGALRIAVIGGGCSGLQYKMDLVDGPRDRDIMVPSNGVNVVIDPKSALFVSGSELDWSDDLQQGGFKVSNPNAVVTCSCGESFAA